Proteins co-encoded in one Hyla sarda isolate aHylSar1 chromosome 4, aHylSar1.hap1, whole genome shotgun sequence genomic window:
- the LOC130366665 gene encoding olfactory receptor 11L1-like, translated as MQNNNSNTVTKILLLGFQDLHSFKISFFLLLLLIFCVTICGNLLIIVVVSYSQSLHSPMYFFLTQLSFSDILLSTIIVPNMLQVVLYEGRSLPFIDCLIQFYFFSVLETLESLFLSVMSYDRYQAICNPLHYSAAMDLTFCLKAVLLCWVLTFAVSLTLTVTISQLQLCGPNIIDHFFCDLDPILELSCSDTFYIKLVDMILAVPFAIFPFMVIMVSYVYIIFTILKIPSTTGRQKTFSTCSSHLAVVSLYYGSLICIYLFPNKGNVKKILSLFYTAVTPLLNPMIYSLSNREIKQAFIKLMRKMSIN; from the coding sequence atGCAGAACAACAATTCTAATACGGTGACCAAAATTCTGCTCTTAGGATTTCAGGATTTACACAGTTTTAAGATTTCTTTCTTTCTCCTCCTTCTGCTGATCTTCTGTGTGACCATCTGTGGGAACCTCCTGATCATTGTGGTGGTGTCCTACAGCCAATCCCTCCACTCCCCCATGTACTTCTTCCTCACACAGCTCTCCTTCTCAGATATCCTTCTCTCCACCATTATAGTACCCAACATGCTCCAAGTTGTGTTGTATGAAGGACGTTCTCTGCCCTTTATCGACTGTTtgatacaattttattttttttctgtcttagaAACATTAGAAAGTCTTTTCCTGTCAGTGATGTCCTATGACCGGTATCAGGCCATCTGTAACCCTCTACATTACTCTGCTGCTATGGACCTCACATTTTGTCTAAAAGCCGTTCTCTTGTGTTGGGTGTTGACATTTGCTGTTTCATTGACTCTAACAGTAACAATAAGTCAACTACAGTTGTGTGGACCAAACATCATTGaccattttttctgtgatttaGATCCCATTCTTGAACTTTCCTGCTCAGATACTTTCTATATAAAATTAGTAGACATGATCCTGGCTGTGCCCTTTGCAATTTTTCCATTTATGGTGATTATGGTCTCATATGTTTATATTATCTTCACCATACTGAAGATCCCATCTACAACCGGGAGGCAGAAGAccttctccacctgtagctcTCACCTGGCCGTGGTCTCCTTATATTATGGATCCCTTATCTGCATCTATTTATTTCCAAATAAAGGAAATGTAAAGAAGATCCTCTCCCTGTTCTATACTGCAGTTACTCCGCTTCTCAATCCTATGATCTACAGTCTGAGTAATAGAGAGATTAAACAGGCCTTTATAAAGCTCATGAGAAAAATGTCAATAAATTAG